The proteins below come from a single Argentina anserina chromosome 1, drPotAnse1.1, whole genome shotgun sequence genomic window:
- the LOC126798862 gene encoding chloride channel protein CLC-c isoform X1 has product MDPEKNTVFVGTNQFVDVENFGLLDKEGEDNDNSRTHSYREPLLTRRITNTTSQIAIVGSNVCPIESLDYEIFENDLFKQDWRSAKKSRILQYVVLKWALALVIGLVTGLVGFFNNIAVENISGYKLLLTSSFMAKEQYYRAFGVYAAMNVGLATAAAALCAFIAPAAAGSGIPEVKAYLNGIDAYSILAPSTLFVKIFGSILCVSAGFVVGKEGPMVHTGACIASLLGQGGSRKYHLTWSWLRYFKNDRDRRDLITCGAAAGVAAAFRAPVGGVLFALEEAASWWRSALLWRTFFTTAVVAIVLRGFIQFCATGNCGLFGQGGLIMYDVSAADATYSAPDILAVLLLGVFGGIFGSIYNYLVDKVIRTYSIIHERGAAAKILLVITIALLTSAVSYGLPWFATCIQCPTDETECPTVGKAGNYISFNCPSGYYNDIASLFLNTNDDAIRNLFGTDTTKEFHIYSLFIFFAAVFILGVVTYGIAIPSGLFIPVILAGACYGRLVGRLFESISSLDTGLFALLGAASFLGGTMRMTVSLCIILLELTNDILLLPLVMLVLLISKTVADNFNKGIYDQIVKIKGLPYLEAHAEPYMKNLVTSDVVSGPLVTFAGVEKVGYILHALRTTGHNGFPVIDEPPFSDTPELCGLVLRSHLLTLLNGKVFSKERVLQGEEILRRFGAFDFAKAGSGKGLKVEDLDIEEEEMEMYVDLHPITNASPYTVVETMSLAKAAILFRQLGLRHLCLVPKSQGRSPIVGILTRHDFMPEHILGLFPNIKPHNN; this is encoded by the exons ATGGATCCAGAAAAGAATACGGTGTTTGTTGGCACCAACCAATTCGTTGACGTTGAGAACTTTGGTTTGTTGGACAAGGAGGGTGAGGATAATGACAACAGCAGGACTCACAGCTACAGGGAACCCCTTTTGACCAGAAGGATCACCAACACAACTTCTCAGATTGCCATTGTTGGTTCCAATGTCTGCCCCATCGAGAGCCTTGATTATGA GATTTTTGAAAACGATCTATTTAAGCAGGACTGGAGGTCAGCAAAGAAGAGTCGAATACTTCAGTATGTGGTGCTAAAGTGGGCATTGGCACTTGTCATTGGGCTTGTGACTGGCCTAGTTGGCTTCTTCAATAATATTGCAGTCGAGAATATTTCTGGATACAAATTGCTCTTGACTAGCAGTTTCATGGCAAAGGAGCA ATATTACAGGGCTTTTGGAGTATATGCTGCCATGAATGTAGGTTTAGCAACAGCTGCTGCAGCTCTTTGTGCTTTTATTGCTCCTGCTGCAGCAGGTTCTGGTATTCCGGAGGTCAAAGCTTATCTAAACGGAATAGATGCATATTCAATACTGGCTCCAAGCACCCTGTTTGTCAAG ATTTTTGGTTCCATTCTTTGTGTTTCTGCTGGATTTGTGGTTGGTAAAGAAGGCCCCATGGTACATACAGGTGCTTGCATAGCCTCTTTGCTTGGGCAGGGGGGTTCTCGCAAGTATCATTTGACCTGGTCATGGCTAAGATACTTCAAAAATGATCGTGACCGACGAGACTTGATTACATGTGGTGCTGCAGCTGGTGTGGCTGCTGCCTTTCGTGCTCCGGTTGGTGGGGTTCTCTTTGCCCTTGAGGAAGCTGCTTCATG GTGGCGAAGTGCACTTCTCTGGAGAACATTTTTCACAACAGCAGTAGTTGCAATTGTTTTGAGAGGTTTCATCCAGTTCTGTGCTACAGGAAATTGTGGCCTATTTGGGCAAGGTGGTCTGATCATGTACGATGTCAGTGCGGCTGATGCAACATATAGTGCTCCAGATATACTAGCGGTATTACTCCTTGGTGTTTTTGGAGGAATTTTTGGAAGCATATATAACTATCTTGTTGAcaaggtcattcgaacttatAGCATCATTCATGA AAGGGGGGCAGCTGCAAAAATATTACTTGTTATCACCATAGCCCTATTGACGTCAGCTGTGTCTTATGGCTTGCCATGGTTTGCAACGTGCATCCAATGCCCTACTGACGAGACTGAGTGTCCTACTGTTGGTAAAGCTGGCAACTATATAAGCTTCAACTGCCCATCAGGATATTACAATGACATTGCCTCCCTCTTTCTGAACACAAATGATGATGCTATTCGTAATTTATTTGGCACCGATACAACAAAAGAATTCCACATATACTctcttttcatcttctttgctGCTGTTTTCATCCTTGGAGTTGTTACATATGGCATTGCTATTCCCTCTGGACTTTTCATCCCTGTCATACTAGCCGGAGCTTGCTATGGTCGTCTTGTTGGGAGGTTGTTTGAATCAATATCTAGTCTCGACACAGGCCTCTTTGCTCTACTTGGAGCTGCCTCGTTCCTTGGTGGCACTATGCGGATGACAGTTTCCCTATGTATCATTTTGCTTGAACTGACCAATGACATACTGTTGCTTCCCCTGGTGATGTTGGTCCTGCTTATTTCAAAAACTGTGGCTGATAACTTCAACAAGGGAATTTATGACCAAATTGTTAAGATAAAGGGATTGCCTTATTTGGAGGCTCATGCAGAACCTTACATGAAGAATTTGGTCACAAGTGATGTTGTTTCAGGTCCTTTGGTTACCTTCGCAGGTGTTGAGAAAGTAGGCTATATCCTGCATGCTTTGAGGACTACAGGGCATAATGGATTCCCAGTGATTGATGAACCACCATTCTCAGACACTCCGGAGTTGTGTGGTCTTGTTTTAAGGTCCCATTTGCTTACTTTGCTCAATGGTAAGGTCTTTTCAAAGGAGAGGGTTCTTCAAGGAGAAGAAATCTTACGCAGATTTGGTGCATTTGATTTTGCTAAGGCAGGATCAGGAAAGGGACTCAAAGTGGAAGATCTTGATAtagaagaggaagagatggaaatgTATGTTGACCTCCATCCTATTACAAATGCATCCCCATACACAGTGGTTGAGACAATGTCACTAGCCAAAGCTGCTATTCTGTTTCGACAACTTGGTCTCAGGCACTTATGTTTGGTACCAAAGAGCCAAGGG AGATCTCCAATTGTCGGAATTCTGACACGGCATGACTTTATGCCAGAGCACATTCTGGGACTCTTCCCTAATATCAAGCCTCACAACAACTAG
- the LOC126798862 gene encoding chloride channel protein CLC-c isoform X2, translated as MNVGLATAAAALCAFIAPAAAGSGIPEVKAYLNGIDAYSILAPSTLFVKIFGSILCVSAGFVVGKEGPMVHTGACIASLLGQGGSRKYHLTWSWLRYFKNDRDRRDLITCGAAAGVAAAFRAPVGGVLFALEEAASWWRSALLWRTFFTTAVVAIVLRGFIQFCATGNCGLFGQGGLIMYDVSAADATYSAPDILAVLLLGVFGGIFGSIYNYLVDKVIRTYSIIHERGAAAKILLVITIALLTSAVSYGLPWFATCIQCPTDETECPTVGKAGNYISFNCPSGYYNDIASLFLNTNDDAIRNLFGTDTTKEFHIYSLFIFFAAVFILGVVTYGIAIPSGLFIPVILAGACYGRLVGRLFESISSLDTGLFALLGAASFLGGTMRMTVSLCIILLELTNDILLLPLVMLVLLISKTVADNFNKGIYDQIVKIKGLPYLEAHAEPYMKNLVTSDVVSGPLVTFAGVEKVGYILHALRTTGHNGFPVIDEPPFSDTPELCGLVLRSHLLTLLNGKVFSKERVLQGEEILRRFGAFDFAKAGSGKGLKVEDLDIEEEEMEMYVDLHPITNASPYTVVETMSLAKAAILFRQLGLRHLCLVPKSQGRSPIVGILTRHDFMPEHILGLFPNIKPHNN; from the exons ATGAATGTAGGTTTAGCAACAGCTGCTGCAGCTCTTTGTGCTTTTATTGCTCCTGCTGCAGCAGGTTCTGGTATTCCGGAGGTCAAAGCTTATCTAAACGGAATAGATGCATATTCAATACTGGCTCCAAGCACCCTGTTTGTCAAG ATTTTTGGTTCCATTCTTTGTGTTTCTGCTGGATTTGTGGTTGGTAAAGAAGGCCCCATGGTACATACAGGTGCTTGCATAGCCTCTTTGCTTGGGCAGGGGGGTTCTCGCAAGTATCATTTGACCTGGTCATGGCTAAGATACTTCAAAAATGATCGTGACCGACGAGACTTGATTACATGTGGTGCTGCAGCTGGTGTGGCTGCTGCCTTTCGTGCTCCGGTTGGTGGGGTTCTCTTTGCCCTTGAGGAAGCTGCTTCATG GTGGCGAAGTGCACTTCTCTGGAGAACATTTTTCACAACAGCAGTAGTTGCAATTGTTTTGAGAGGTTTCATCCAGTTCTGTGCTACAGGAAATTGTGGCCTATTTGGGCAAGGTGGTCTGATCATGTACGATGTCAGTGCGGCTGATGCAACATATAGTGCTCCAGATATACTAGCGGTATTACTCCTTGGTGTTTTTGGAGGAATTTTTGGAAGCATATATAACTATCTTGTTGAcaaggtcattcgaacttatAGCATCATTCATGA AAGGGGGGCAGCTGCAAAAATATTACTTGTTATCACCATAGCCCTATTGACGTCAGCTGTGTCTTATGGCTTGCCATGGTTTGCAACGTGCATCCAATGCCCTACTGACGAGACTGAGTGTCCTACTGTTGGTAAAGCTGGCAACTATATAAGCTTCAACTGCCCATCAGGATATTACAATGACATTGCCTCCCTCTTTCTGAACACAAATGATGATGCTATTCGTAATTTATTTGGCACCGATACAACAAAAGAATTCCACATATACTctcttttcatcttctttgctGCTGTTTTCATCCTTGGAGTTGTTACATATGGCATTGCTATTCCCTCTGGACTTTTCATCCCTGTCATACTAGCCGGAGCTTGCTATGGTCGTCTTGTTGGGAGGTTGTTTGAATCAATATCTAGTCTCGACACAGGCCTCTTTGCTCTACTTGGAGCTGCCTCGTTCCTTGGTGGCACTATGCGGATGACAGTTTCCCTATGTATCATTTTGCTTGAACTGACCAATGACATACTGTTGCTTCCCCTGGTGATGTTGGTCCTGCTTATTTCAAAAACTGTGGCTGATAACTTCAACAAGGGAATTTATGACCAAATTGTTAAGATAAAGGGATTGCCTTATTTGGAGGCTCATGCAGAACCTTACATGAAGAATTTGGTCACAAGTGATGTTGTTTCAGGTCCTTTGGTTACCTTCGCAGGTGTTGAGAAAGTAGGCTATATCCTGCATGCTTTGAGGACTACAGGGCATAATGGATTCCCAGTGATTGATGAACCACCATTCTCAGACACTCCGGAGTTGTGTGGTCTTGTTTTAAGGTCCCATTTGCTTACTTTGCTCAATGGTAAGGTCTTTTCAAAGGAGAGGGTTCTTCAAGGAGAAGAAATCTTACGCAGATTTGGTGCATTTGATTTTGCTAAGGCAGGATCAGGAAAGGGACTCAAAGTGGAAGATCTTGATAtagaagaggaagagatggaaatgTATGTTGACCTCCATCCTATTACAAATGCATCCCCATACACAGTGGTTGAGACAATGTCACTAGCCAAAGCTGCTATTCTGTTTCGACAACTTGGTCTCAGGCACTTATGTTTGGTACCAAAGAGCCAAGGG AGATCTCCAATTGTCGGAATTCTGACACGGCATGACTTTATGCCAGAGCACATTCTGGGACTCTTCCCTAATATCAAGCCTCACAACAACTAG